A stretch of the Zeugodacus cucurbitae isolate PBARC_wt_2022May chromosome 6, idZeuCucr1.2, whole genome shotgun sequence genome encodes the following:
- the LOC105216887 gene encoding palmitoyltransferase ZDHHC3 codes for MHSQYITLHGGSRDMHNRCCGGRAWCVKDICGIVCAVFTWLLILFAEFVVMRVILLPSPYPVYSTINIIIFQLLAFLAFASHIRTMLSDPGAVPRGNATKEMIEQMGYREGEMFFKCPKCCSIKPERAHHCSVCQRCIRKMDHHCPWVNNCVGENNQKYFVLFTFYIAAISIHAMFLVVTEFAQCVHTEWRQCSPYSPPATIFLLLFLSFEALLFAIFTLIMLATQLTAIFNDQTGIEQLKKEEARWAKKSRLKSIHSVFGRFSLAWFSPFTKPSWQTKFNAHFYSV; via the exons ATGCATTCACAATATATAACACTACATGGTGGCAGCCGGGATATGCATAATCGCTGTTGCGGCGGTCGTGCTTGGTGTGTAAAG GATATATGTGGAATTGTGTGTGCTGTATTTACATGGCTGCTCATACTCTTCGCGGAGTTCGTGGTAATGCGTGTCATATTGCTGCCGAGCCCATACCCGGTTTACAGTAcaattaacataataatattccAACTACTTGCCTTTCTCGCTTTCGCCTCCCATATACGCACGATGCTATCGGATCCCGGCGCTGTTCCACGGGGAAATGCAACAAAAGAAATGATCGAACAAATGGGCTATCGCGAAGGTGAAATGTTTTTCAAATGCCCGAAATGTTGTAGTATTAAACCGGAACGCGCCCATCACTGCTCGGTATGTCAGCGTTGTATACGGAAAATGGATCATCACTGTCCATGGGTAAATAATTGCGTCggtgaaaataatcaaaaatacttTGTGCTTTTTACG TTTTACATTGCTGCTATATCTATACACGCCATGTTTTTAGTTGTTACTGAATTTGCGCAATGTGTACATACGGAGTGGAGGCAATGTTCACCATATTCACCTCCAGCAACGATATTTTTATTACTCTTTCTATCATTCGAAGCattgttatttgcaatttttacgCTTATTATGTTGGCCACCCAATTGACTGCCATATTTAATGACCAAACG ggtATAGAACAATTAAAAAAGGAAGAAGCACGTTGGGCAAAAAAATCTCGTCTAAAAAGCATACATTCAGTATTTGGACGTTTTTCACTGGCCTGGTTTTCTCCATTTACGAAACCTTCTTGGCAAACAAAATTCAATGCGCATTTCTATTCAGTTTAG
- the LOC105216886 gene encoding ubiquitin-fold modifier-conjugating enzyme 1, producing the protein MVDECTRKTLSNIPLLQTRAGPRDKELWVQRLKEEYKALIKYVQNNKESGSDWFRLESNKEGTRWFGKCWYMHNLLKYEFDIEFDIPVTYPTTAPEIALPELDGKTAKMYRGGKICLTDHFKPLWARNVPKFGIAHAMALGLAPWLAVEIPDLIEKGIITYKDK; encoded by the exons ATGGTTGACGAATGCACAAGAAAGACACTTAGCAACATTCCATTACTGCAAACGCGTGCAGGTCCACGGGACAAAGAGTTATGGGTGCAGAGGCTAAAGGAGGAATACAAGGCTCTTATTAAGTACGTTCAAAACAACAAAGAATCAGGAAGCGACTGGTTCCGATTAGAATCCAATAAGGAAGGCACACGTTGGTTTGGCAAATGTTGGTATATGCATAATTTACTCAAATATGAATTTGATATCGAGTTCGAT ATACCTGTCACATATCCAACAACCGCGCCAGAGATAGCGCTACCAGAACTCGATGGCAAAACTGCAAAAATGTATCGCGGTGGTAAAATATGTTTGACCGATCATTTTAAACCTTTGTGGGCGCgcaatgtaccaaaatttggCATTGCACATGCAATGGCCTTAGGA TTAGCACCATGGTTAGCAGTTGAAATTCCTGATCTTATAGAAAAGGGCATAATAACATACAAGGACAAGTGA